The following is a genomic window from Candidatus Eremiobacterota bacterium.
CAGGAGCGCATCTTCGCGATGCCGATGCCGCCGAACGGCGACGCCTGGAACTATACGCCCGGTCAGATGTCCGATTTTTCGACGCTCGACTACACCTACGACGACCTCTCGCCGCAGGTCGCGGTGCAGCCGCATCGCCGGTTGCAACTCTTCGGGGCGGCGCCCGAGTTGGTGAAAGCCCAAGGAGCTGCGCCGGTGCCGAGTGGGAAGAACGTCGAACTGATGGGCGCGAGCCCAACGCCGCTGAAGCTCAGCGGAGCCGGCGAGGTGCGGACCGCCGTCCAGCTCGACACCGGCGTGCGCCAGAAGGTCACGCAAAGCTTCGCCGCGGTCCCGGAAACGGCGAAAGAGCCCGACCGCGTGTTCCTCAACTTGGAAAACGTCACCGGGCTCAACGACTCGACGGCGTTTCAGGTGTACGTCGGGCTGCCGCAGGGCGCGAGCCCGGCCGATCATCCCGAGCTTCGGGCGGGGAGCATCGCGCTGTTCGGCGTGCGCAAGGCGAGTCTGGCCGACGACGAGCACGCGGGGAAAGGCCTGACGTTCGTCTTGGAGATCACGAAGATCGTCGACGCGCTGCACTTGAGCAACTCGTTCAATCTCAACTCGCTCGACGTGCGGATCGTGCCGGTGCGGCCCATTCCGGAAGGTGCGAAGATTCAAATCGGCCGCGTCAGCATCTTCCGCCAAGGCAGCTGACGCGGTTCGCCGATGACGCCGGCCGCCCGTGAGCGCTTGCGCGTCCGCGTGCCGCTGCTGTCGATCAGCGGCGGCGCGTGGCTGCTGCTCGCGCTCCAGCCGAGCAGCATGGCGATGCCGGCCTACTGCTCGGCCGCGACGCTGGGGGCGATGCCGGCATTGTCGTCCATAGCAACGCTGGTTGCGCTCAAGCCGCCGACGTCAATGGCGGCGGGTTGGGCGTTGATGCTGGCGGCGATGATGGTGCCGACGCTGATCGGGCCGGTGCGTCACGTCCGTGACCGCAGCTTCGCGCGACGGCGCGTGCGCGCGATCGTGTTGTTCGCGTTGGCATACGCGGCGATTTGGATGGCGGCCGGCATGCTGCTGCTCGAGGCCGCAATCGTGCTTCGGCTGGCCGTTCCCGAGACGGTACTGCTCGCGTCGGCGATCGCCGTCGCGGCGGTCTGGCAGTTCTCGCCCGGGAAACAGCGGTGTCTCAACCGTTGCCATGCGCGGCCTGCGCTAGCGGCGTTCGGTGCGGCCGCCGACGCCGGCGCGCTTCGGTTCGGGTTGATGCAGGGGATTTGGTGCGTCGGCTCGTGCTGGGCGCTGATGCTGCTGCCCGTCGTCGTCATGGGCTGGCATGTTGCCGCGATGGCGATGGTGGCGCTGTGGCTCTCCGCCGAGAGGCTCGACACGCCGGCGCCCCCGCGCTGGCGTTTCCGCGTCCCGGCCAAAGCTCTGCGCATAGCGCTCGCGCAGGCGCGCACGCTGCCGGTCGCTACGCGCGCTTTCGCTGAGCGAGGTAGTCGCGCACCGCGCGCTCCGAAGCGCGGGCGAGCCACGCCTCCTCCACGAGCTGCTTGAGGTCCTTGGCGGATATGTTGTCGAGTTGCACCAGCACGGCCGGATAGCCGTCGAAGTGCGGGATCGTGAACAGCGCCGCCGGGCCACTCGCGAGCAGCGCCTCTTTCATCTCGAGATCTGCGGTGCGCACGCCGAGGATCTCGCCCTTCGGCGCCCCCTCGCCAAGCACCGCGAGATCCGACTTGCGCAGCGGGCGCTCCCACACGAAGAACTTCTTGTTCACCAGCCACGCCGCGCTGCCGCGCGACGTCTCTTCGCTCACGCCGGGCAGCGCAAAAGCATACCGCCGAACCTGATCCCACGTCGCCATTGTACGAGCTTCCCGCGGCACACGGCCGATCCTTCGTGCTAGGTCCTTATCGCAACTGGGTTGGGAATTCGCAGTCGTCGAGTCCGTTGGGATGTTGTTGCGGCAATTTCAGCACATCGACGTAGCAGCGGGCCTTTTCCGTCATCAACTGCTGCGAGGTCTTCGATAGGAACCATCCCAGCGCCGGGCGCGGGTCCTCGCGGTGCCGTAGAAGCAGCCCCAGTGAGATCTCGCAAAAATCATCGCCCTTGCGTGCTTTCTCCTCGAAGAGGGCCGCGCAAGGGGCGATTCGCTGCTCGGGAGACTCTTTGCGGAATGCGACGAGCTGGCGTCGTGCGTATTCGATCGCAGCTTCCCAATGCGCGTTCACGGCACCGCTGGTTATCGCTTCGGCTTCGTAGTTCCAGGGCGGATGGGCCGGCAAGTTCGGGTTCGGCGACTGACGGTCGTCAGGAACGTTGGTCGTGATCAGCATCCGCGACGGAGGGTTCGGCGGGTCCGGTACGTCGTCGCGTGCATTTTCCCACCCAGCGGCGCTCGACGGATCGTTCGAGATGAAGACGATCGACACGTGAAAGGTATCCGAGACCTTGGCTGCGGGCGGTTTGTCGAGCGCCCGCACTTCGTTGGCGATGTCGTAGGCTGTCACCAAGCCGGTTCCGTCGAAGTAGCCCCCGTCGACGAGCCGGCCCCAGAGCCGGCCGCGATTCCCGCCCGAGTCGTGCTCGTAGGCGGTCCCGGCCGGCGTGACGAGCGGGAAGCTGGCCGACAGCGTGACCGCCGTGCGGGCCGGAAGAGATTTCAGCCTCAATGACTGATCGTCGAACGCCCAATACGTGTCGATCCCGATGACGCCGCGCGTATTGTCCTGCCTGCGGTCGCTGGGCTTTGCGACGGTTCCCAAAATGAATCGTTTCCCGGTTTCGACGTTGGTCGAGTTCATCAACAGAACGGGGAACTCCGGCATATCGGTCGGGAAGCGGGCTTCGAAAACGTTGGTACCATCCTCGCACCCCAAGTCGGCGATCCACCGTTGCGACATGTTGGCTTCGAAAGCTTTCGCGCGGTCGAGCTGCGGGATGCTCCAAGGCCACAGCCATTGAAAGGCGTTGCCGAAAACGAGACCGGCCATCACGGGCGAGAGGTGGTCGTCGCCGAGGTACGCCGGGAGGAAGCAGTCGGGGTTACACTTCGGGTTGTTCTCCGCAAGCTTCGTTCCGGCGAAGTACGCGAGCGTTCCGAGCGAACCGCCCGAGATGCTGCTCACCGCGAATACGGTCGAGCTGAACTTGGGCAGCGGCGGCGTCGTATGCTTGTCGAGCTGGGCGAAGATCTCAGCGGTCCAGAATGCCGCGCGCAGGCCTCCACCCTCGGCTGCGACGATTCGCAGAGGACAAGGATGTTGCTGGGTACAGTTATGAGTCCTTCGCCAGTCGTTCACGGCAGTTTCGAACGAGCGTCGCGCCGGCGCCGGTGCGCCGTACGCGCCGCCGTCGATCTCGTGGTTGTCATTCCAGTTGGAGATCAGCAGCGCCCAGGCAATCGGGAGCGCCCACAACGAAGGCCAGCCGACGAGACGCGGCCACGCGATAAACACGCGTGAGCCCCAGAGTGCCCAAAATCCAAATGCGACATAGACGAGAACCCACGTCCCGAGGGTGCGCGCCACGGGCGGCCCCGCGGTAATAACCGCGACGGAAATCGCGAAGCCTATTGCAATGAGAGCGATCTCGTACGTCGTGCGATGGTTCGCGAGGTGCTCGTGAAGCGCGTGTGCCGCCAGACGAGTGCCGTGCAACGCGCGCGGCGTCTTCGGCGTCACCGCGAAACTGTATGGCGCGAACGGGATCGCGAGCAACACGAGGAGAGCGACCACGTTGAGGATTGTTGCCGCGTCTACGTTGAGTGGACCGAAGTGGTAGGTAGGGTTACCCCAAACGAGCCCGATCGCGCTCAGGAAAACGAGTCCGCCGAACCAGAATGGGACGGTCGAGTCGAGGCGACCGGCAAATGGCAGCGCCTTGCCGGTTATTCTTGCCGCGTTGGTCAGCGACGTAGAGGCCGCGATCCAAATGCCGATCGCGCAATACAAGAGCGCGAGCGCCATGAGGATCTGTTTCGACGGTGGGAAATTGATCAAGGCGTTCCCCAGTTCGATTCCCTGGGCCGTCCGCGGAATGGCCACGTTCAAGAGGACCACTGCGATGAACGCGTAGGCGCAGATCCAGACGTCGCCCAGCGCGCGCATGAGCTTTCGTCCGTACCAGCTCAGGAAGACACACAGGCGCGTGCCCGTGAACCAGATAAGGAAGTCTCGGACGGCGTTCACTTTGCCGACTGCAGGCATTTGTCGGTCTTGACTTTGTGCGCTTGCCACATCGCTTGCGAGGCGCTGATCAAGTTTATTCCCCAACCGTGATTGGCGAGCGAGACCGGGCTGCCTTGGGTGTTCCGGGCGTTCTGGTAGGTGATGCTGAGCACCGCCTTGCCGAGCACACCCAAATTGATTCCGTTCGTCGGACCGACGTCGATGCCGGCTTCGAGCAGCGATCCGGGTTGGAACGCGCTCCCGTCCTGCGCGATGTTGTTCTTGTACGTCAGCGACGGTTCGGCGCCCCACGGGCCGTTCGAGTCGCCGTTCGGGTGCCCGCAGAAGTGAAACGCGACCAGCGCCGTCGTCAGAATATTGTTCGCCGGAATCGTGCCGGAGACCGACGTCGGGCTCACCCGCTGCGAGCCCGGCGCGGTGTTTGCGTACAGCACGAGACTCTGCCAGCCCGCGTTCAAGCCCCACGTCGGCTTGTTCGTGTACGGTGAGATGCAGGTCGGACTCGCGGCGTTGCTGGTGCAGCTCGGCGAGTGGGTCATCGCGAGACCAGCGGTCACCGTGGCGGTCCAGTCGACGGCGTTGCTCGGATTCTGCAGCTGAAGGTCGAGCGTCGCGGCGTCGTTGTTGAGCAGGTTCAGGTTACCTCGCGGATAGATGAAGTTCCCCGATTGCCGGGCCAGCACCGTGGCCGAGATGTACGAGCGTTGGAACAATCCGTTCGCGGAGATCGTCCAGTGCTCGGGCTTCGGGTGCGCGTTCGTCGGAATCGACGGCGACACGCCGAAGCTGCCGTACTCGCGCGTCGCCCAGTCGTTCGCATAGACGCCGGCGACGGTCAGCGTGTACGGCAGCGTCCCGCTGCGGTCGTCGATTTGATCCGCCTTGTCCCCGTTCTTCGGGCGCGTCAAGGCGAGGCTCGCGCGGCCGAACCAAATCGAATTGCCGGCGAGCGGGTCGTAGTTTGCGAGCAGCGGATCGTAGGTGTAGCTGATGTGCCGGTAGCCGGCCATCGCGCTCAGGCCCAGCATCGTTCCGTCCGGTTTGATGGCGTGTCCATCGCCGAGGTCGGAGCCGGAGATAGCGGCGAGGTAGTCCCGCCCGTATCCGTTCGTGCCGGCACGTAAGAACAGCTGGAACGGCTGTGCGGCATCGTTGCCGTTGCCGAACTTGTACAAGACGCCGCCGACGGTATTCGCGCTGTGCCGCACGGGATTCGGCGACGGGCTGGTGACCGGGTACGCGACTAGCGCCGGGTTCGGGTTGGGATATGCGATGTACGCGTTATCCGGCGTGGCGACGCGGTTTCCGATCACGTGCGAAACCCCGACCGAGAGGTTCGACGTCACGTCTTGATCGACGTGGAACACCGTTCCGCTCTCGCCCAGCGACGCATCGTGGAACCAGCCCAGGGACGCGACGCCGAGCCGCTGGTCGAACGCGTTGAAGAACGGATTGACCGAAGAGATTTTTCCGCCCGCCGTGACGACCTTCATCAGCGAGACGTTGAAGGGCTGCAGATCGAGCACGTCCGTTCCGTCGAACGCTTGCGCCGGCTTCGTCAGCGTCGTGGCCGGATCTGTGTACCCGCGGAACGTCGAGGCCAGCAGGCGTTGGAGCAGATCGGCGTCGGCCGCGTTGAACGCCGTCGACGTCGTCGATGTGCCGATTTGCGGGACGAGCTGTCCGAGTTGCTGCGCGGCCTGCTGCTGCACGACTTGTGTCAGCGTCGTGTTGGTCTGCTTCGAGAGTGATGGCAGCACGAGGTTGTCGATGTTCCCCTCGCCGCTGACTTGCCAGTACGGCGTGAGCGGTTGTGCCAGCGTCAGCGTGAGCTTCGGCGCCGCCGCCGGTGATGGGGTCGGATTCGGCGCCGCGCCGGACCCCGAGGTCGCCAGCGCGCGCAGCCGGCCCGACGTTCCGGCCGTGGATCCCGAGGAGGAGTCGTTCGACGCGTTTCCCGACTTCGAACCGGTGCTGTAATTGTAGCTTCCTTTCGTGGCATCGCGATAGACGACGACCAAGTCGAAACACCCTCGGTATTGATCCGGCGCAGAAGGCGGCGACATGACGAGGTCTTTATAATGCTTATAGCGCGTCTCGACCCGGCTAAGTTTGTTCGGGAACTCCGGTCCTGTTTCATAACACACGCGAAAGCCGACCGGCTCTCGGATCTTTCCGGGCTGTGCCTGACGCTCCGCATCACTGTTCCACTTGACCGCTTTCGCGTCGACCGAAGGCGGAACGGGGCGCGCAAAGAGCTCGTTGAGCGCGCTCCACGGCACGGTGACAATGCCGTCGAACCTGGGAGTCGTGCCGGGTGTTGGCGACGGGGTCGGATTCGACTGCGCGCCCGGAGAAGGCGTCGGTGACGGGGTCGGAGTCGCGCTGACTTTGCACGCTTTGTAGTACTCGTCCGTAATCATCGTGCTGCTTTCGACGCAGGCTCCTGCGACGTTCACCTCCATCACCAGGCGCGTGTCGTCGAGCCGCCTGTCATCGCGCAGCGGCGGCAACGGAGTATCCGACTTTTGCGGCTGCGGTGGTCCGGGGATGCGTTGAATCACGATCGCCAGATGCGCCTCGCAATCGTTGAGCGGAACGCCGTTCACGAGCCGTGTACCCGGGGTGGGGGTCGTCGTGGGGGTCGGGTTTGAGGTCGATTTGGGCGGCGGCGTCGCGGCGCATGGCGTCGCAAGGGACTGAACCTTCTTGAAGTCGATTAGAAGGCCGGCAGACCCGTCTTTGGGACTGGTCTCAATGGAAATCGGAGAGACTGCTACGAGCGACGCTGGCGGGTGGGCCAGGTTACCGACCGTGTTTCCGCTCGCATCGCGCGGAAGCCCGAGATCGGGTCCCGCGCGATACTTGAAGCACACCGTTAGGTCGACCGGAATGGGCGACGGGTTCGACGTGTCCCCCGGCCCCAGGGTCGGCTGAATTTGCTGCGGCGAGACACAGGCGGGTGGACTCGGGCTCGCGCTTGACGTCGCTGCGGGCGTCGGAGTGGCGTTCGCAGTTGGCGTGGCATTCGCAGTTGGACTGGCGGTCGGAGCTGCGATTACGGTTGCCGCCGGCGCCGAAGTCATAGGCGTTCCCGTGGGAGGCGCATCGGCTTGATTCGCGGCGGCGGCATTCGAGGCATCGGACGAACTCGTGGCCTCTGCGAGCACCGGCATGGCGTCCATGGCGTCGGGCTCGGTCCCGCCGACAGCACCGCCTGCCAACGGCGAAATAATGATGCCCAAGGCGATAAAATAGACGCCGGTGTGCTTTAAAAAGACTCTGTTCATGGCTCGTCCCCTCGGCCGCGAAAGACTAAGAACCATCCGTTCGCCTCGGTAGGTGAGGCAACCTTCTCTATTTGCTGCCATGGGCTGGGACCGCGTAGCCGAAACTGACCCCTCGGGTCCCAGGCGCCATTTCTTCTCGACCACGCGATCCAGATCGTCGACTCAGGACCGCGCTACGGCCCCGGTGGTGAAGGGCCGTCGCTCTACGTGCGCGATCCGGAGGGGAACACAATCGAGTTGAAGCAAGGCGCCGGGCACGACGCCGCTTCCTAATTCTAGCTGAAATGCTCGACTATTATGGTCGCTTTGACGAATCGCAAAGACTTCGCGGCGCGGACGACGTGGAGTATGTGCGCACGCAAGACATCCTTGCGCGATACCTGCCGCCGGCGCCGGCCGTTCTCCTGGACGTCGGAGGCGCGACCGGCGCCTACGCGCTCCCCTCGCCGCGGACGGCTACGACGTCCATCTCGTCGATCCCATCGCGCACCACGTCGACGAGGCGGCACGCCGGTCGGCGAATGTGCCGCGGGCGCTGGCGAGCTGCGCGATCGGGGATGCCCGGGCGCTGGCCTTTACGGACGGCTTCGCGGACGCTGTTCTGTTGCTCGGACCGCTCTATCACCTCACGTCGCGAGCGGACCGGCGGCGTGCGCTTGACGAGGCGCGCCGCGTCCTCCGCGCCGGAGGCCGGCTCTTCGGCGCGGCGATCTCGCGGTTCGCCTCGCTGCTGGACGGAATCCAACGCGACCTCATCGCCGATCCGGCCTTCGTCGAAATCGTGAAGCGTGATTTACGCGACGACCGGCATACGACCACCGGAGATCCGCGCTACTTCACCGATGGTCAGTTCCATCTGCCTGACGAGCTTCGAGCGGAAGTGGCCGAAGCGGGGTTTACGGTCGACGCGCTGATCGCCATCGAAGGCCCCGTTTAGGACAGCGCGCGGATTCTAGGCTGGAACGACCCCGAGCGCCGCCCGCTCATCCTTGAGTTGCTCCGCCGCGTCGAACGCGAACCGGCGTTGCTCGGCGCGAGCGCGCACCTGATGATCGTCGCGACCCGCTAAGGGACACGTCGAGTACGAGATCGAGCTCGTCGCTGAGCGGAATCGTCCGCCTGAAAGGTGCCGAGAAGGTGACATGCTAGCGCGTGAGCGCGAATTTCAGCGCTTTCCGAGGCGAGTCCAATTGCGTTTGCAGTAACGCGCCGCATCGTCTCGGCATGGCGGATTCGCCGGTCGACGTGCTGCGCCGCGTGGCGCATCATCGCATCGTCCTTGTTCTGTGGCTGTCGCTCGGAACCGTCGTCGCCGCGCGCGAGCTCGCGCGGTCGCCGCTCTTTCATGCGGACCGGTGGCCGATCGATTTCCACGTCTTTTGGTGCGCCGGGAAAGTAACGGCGCAGCATGCGAACCCGTACACCGTCGAGCCGTTGCGCAGCTGTGAGCATGCCCAGGGAGCGAGCGGTCTCCGGATGGCGCCGAACGAGGTGATTCCCTTCGTCTTGCCGGCATACGATCTCGTCCCGTTTCGAGCCCTTGCGCAGCTGCCATCACAGTTTTCGGCCGCGGTCTTCAGTGCTGCCGCCGTGATTGCGCTTGTATTCGGCATTTTCTTGATCGCGCGGACGACGGAGACGCCGCTCGCCGCGTCCGCCGGCGCGCTCGGGCTCTCCGCCGGTCTGCCGTCTCTGGTCCTCGGGCAAATCGTGCCGTTCGAGCTCTTGTTCATGGGCGTCGCAGCGTGGGCGCTGCGCACGAACCGTCCGCGGCTGGCCGGAGCGTGCGCCGCGCTGAGCTTGGCGGAGCCGCACGCCGGCGTCTTCGTCGTGACTTCGCTGCTGCTCTTCGTTCCGCGTTCGCGGCCGGCGATTGCGGTCGGCGTCGTCGCGCTCTTCGCGGTCTGGACGATGCAAACGGGACTCCGAACCGAATTGTCGTATCCGGCGGTCCTGCGCGGTCAGGCCGCGGCCGAAGCGAATTTCTCGGAACAGTACAGCGCGACGTATGCCGCGACGCTGGCGGGCTTGCCGAAGCCGGCGGCGCTGGTCGTCGGTGCCGTGAGCTCGGCGGCATTGTTCGGCCTCGCGCTGTGGCTCGCGCGCAAGCTGGCGCCGGCGATGTCGGCTCCGGCGCTGGTGTACGTTCCGGCCGCGTGCGCGGTAACCAGCGGCACGTACGTTCATCTGCCGCAGATCGCGCTCGCCGTGCCGGCCGCGCTGCTGGTCCTTCTGCACGCTCGACCGCGAGGTGCGCGCGCGCTCGGCGCCGTGGCGGTGATGCTGCTTGCGGTGCCGTGGCCGTATGCGATCGACCTGAAGCAAGTGCTGGCGGCGGCACTGCTCGCGGTTGGGCTCGTCGCGTGGTACGTCGGCGGCGGCTACCGTTGGGCGGCGATCGCCGTCGTGACGTGCTGGATCGTCTTGATTCCGTTCGAGAACCGCCCGCCTGCGCCGCAACCGAGTCCGCGCATTGCGCGCGCCGCACCGAACGCGTCGCCGACCGTGTCCTGGGCGGCGCTCGTCGATCAAGTCACGTCGCGTACCCCGAGGTCGCGCGGCGAGAAAGCGCCGACATGGCTGGGGCTCGTAGCGCTCCTGGCTGCGGCGGCGCTGTGCGCGTCCCGGACGCGCGCGCCGATGAACGCCTAACGTGGCGCCCTGCGAGCAGGCGACGTTCCGCAGACCTCGTACTCCGAGCACATGCGGGACTCGCTCGTTTCATCTGTCCTCCACTTCGGCGCTGCCGTCGCGCTCGCCGCGGGCATCGCCTGGTTTGCGCCTGCGCGCACGGCGCACGCAGCCGACGATCTGCCGGGACCGTTCGACGCGGCGAGCATCGACCGCACCGCGAACGCATGCTCGAACTTCTTCGACTACGCGACGGGCGGCTGGCGCAAAGCGCATCCCATTCCGCCGGAATACACCGAATACGGATACATCGAGCGGCTGCAGGACGAAACCCAAACGCTGGTTCGAAACATCCTCGAAGCGGCGGCGAAGAACCCCGGCGCCGCGGGAACCGCGACCCAGAAGATCGGCGACTTCTATGCTTCGTGCATGGACACGGCCGCGATCGAGCGCGACGGCCTCAAGGCGCTCGACCCGGAGCTGGCGCGAATCAACGCGGTCACGACGCCCGCCGCGCTCGACGAGGAGATCGCGCACCTTCACTCGCTCGGCGTCGGCGCCGCGTTCTCGCTGCGCGCGATTCAAAACCCGCACGACTCCACGCACGTGATCGCGAACGTCAGCAGCGGCGGAACGCGGCTGCCCGAGCGCGGCTACTACTTCCGCGACGACGCGGCGTCGCAGAAGCTGCGCGAGCAGTACGTCGCGCACATCGCGGCGATGCTTCGGCTCGCGGGCGACCGCTCTCCCGAGGCGAGCGCGAAGGACGCGATGGCGGTCGAGACGGCGCTCGCCGAAGGCGCGATGACGGCCGCCGAGCGGCGCGACCCGAAGAACACCGACCATCCGATGACTGCGAGCGAGGTGGCGGCACTCATGCCGCACTTCCCGTTCGACGTCTATTTGCACCGAACGAGCATTCCGCCGAGCGGAACGATCAACGTAGCGGTGCCGAAATTTCTGACCGCCTTCGACGCCGAGCTGACGAAAGCGCCGCTGCCGGCCTGGCGCGCGTACCTGCGCTGGCAGCTCGTCGACGCCGCCGCACCCGGGCTGCCGAAGCGTTTCGAGGACGAGGAGTTCGCGTTCAACGGCCGGATCTTGAACGGTGCGAAAGAACAGCAGCCGCGCTGGAAGCGCTGCGTCAGCGCCACCGACGCGAGCCTCGGGATGGCGGTGGGCCAAGTCTACGTCGCAAAAGCGTTTCCACCGTCGGCGAAGCAGCGCGCGCTCGACATGACGCTGAGAATGCGCGATGCCTACCGCGCCGAGATGGCGTCGCTGACGTGGATGTCGGACGCGACGAAAGCCACCGCGCTCGCGAAGCTCGACGCGATGGGCTTCAAGGTCGGCTATCCCGACGTGTGGCGCAGCTACGCCGGGTACCGCGTCGAGCGCGGCAGCTACGCCGGAAACCTGATTCGCGGCGCCGCGTTCGAGCGCAACCGGCAGCTCAGCCAGATCGGCCGGCCCGTCGACCGCACCGAGTGGGGCATGACGCCGCAGACGGTCAACGCCTACAACGCGCCGAGCTTGAACGAGATCGTGCTGCCGGCCGCGCAGCTGCAGCGGCCGTTCTTCGACGAGCATGCCGACGACGCGTCCAATCTCGCCGCCACCGGCGCGGGAACCGTCGGCCACGAGATGACGCACGGGTTCGACGATCAGGGCCACAAGTTCGACCTGCACGGAAACCTGACGAACTGGTGGACGCCCGAAGACGCCGCGCGCTTCGACCAGCGCGCGAACTGCGTCGTCAAGCAGTTCGACGACGCGGTCGCGGTCGGCGACACGCACTATCAGGGAAAGCTGGTGGAGGGTGAGGCGATCGCGGACCTCGGCGGCGTCGTGATCGGATACCGCGCGCTCGAGACCTCGCTCGGGAACCGCCCGCGCACGACGCTTGACGGCTTTACGCCGGAGCAGCGCTACTTCATCGCCTTTGCGCAGTCGTGGACCGAAAGCGTCCGCGACGAAACCGCGAAGCGCCTGGCTCTGAGCGACGCGCACCCGCTGCCCCGCGACCGCGTCAACCTGACGCTGCGCAACGTTCCCGGCTGGTACAGCGCCTTCAACTGCACCCCGCCCCCGTCGGTCTGCTCGGTGTGGTGAAACGCGGCGGGATCAAGAGGTGAGGGCGCTCACCGCTTCCCGGAACGATCCTTCGTCGATCTGAAAATCGAACGGGCTCGGCCCGATCTCGTTGTCCGCCCGCATCGCGAGGCTCTCGCCGGCGAGATAGGCATATTCTAAGTCGGCCGCCTCGGCGATCGCGAAATAATATGGGAAGACGTGATCGGTGGGAACGAGCTCGAGAACCCGTGTTCCG
Proteins encoded in this region:
- a CDS encoding M13 family metallopeptidase — translated: MRDSLVSSVLHFGAAVALAAGIAWFAPARTAHAADDLPGPFDAASIDRTANACSNFFDYATGGWRKAHPIPPEYTEYGYIERLQDETQTLVRNILEAAAKNPGAAGTATQKIGDFYASCMDTAAIERDGLKALDPELARINAVTTPAALDEEIAHLHSLGVGAAFSLRAIQNPHDSTHVIANVSSGGTRLPERGYYFRDDAASQKLREQYVAHIAAMLRLAGDRSPEASAKDAMAVETALAEGAMTAAERRDPKNTDHPMTASEVAALMPHFPFDVYLHRTSIPPSGTINVAVPKFLTAFDAELTKAPLPAWRAYLRWQLVDAAAPGLPKRFEDEEFAFNGRILNGAKEQQPRWKRCVSATDASLGMAVGQVYVAKAFPPSAKQRALDMTLRMRDAYRAEMASLTWMSDATKATALAKLDAMGFKVGYPDVWRSYAGYRVERGSYAGNLIRGAAFERNRQLSQIGRPVDRTEWGMTPQTVNAYNAPSLNEIVLPAAQLQRPFFDEHADDASNLAATGAGTVGHEMTHGFDDQGHKFDLHGNLTNWWTPEDAARFDQRANCVVKQFDDAVAVGDTHYQGKLVEGEAIADLGGVVIGYRALETSLGNRPRTTLDGFTPEQRYFIAFAQSWTESVRDETAKRLALSDAHPLPRDRVNLTLRNVPGWYSAFNCTPPPSVCSVW
- a CDS encoding DUF2182 domain-containing protein, with the translated sequence MTPAARERLRVRVPLLSISGGAWLLLALQPSSMAMPAYCSAATLGAMPALSSIATLVALKPPTSMAAGWALMLAAMMVPTLIGPVRHVRDRSFARRRVRAIVLFALAYAAIWMAAGMLLLEAAIVLRLAVPETVLLASAIAVAAVWQFSPGKQRCLNRCHARPALAAFGAAADAGALRFGLMQGIWCVGSCWALMLLPVVVMGWHVAAMAMVALWLSAERLDTPAPPRWRFRVPAKALRIALAQARTLPVATRAFAERGSRAPRAPKRGRATPPPRAA
- a CDS encoding MmcQ/YjbR family DNA-binding protein; translation: MATWDQVRRYAFALPGVSEETSRGSAAWLVNKKFFVWERPLRKSDLAVLGEGAPKGEILGVRTADLEMKEALLASGPAALFTIPHFDGYPAVLVQLDNISAKDLKQLVEEAWLARASERAVRDYLAQRKRA